Proteins encoded within one genomic window of Candidatus Neomarinimicrobiota bacterium:
- a CDS encoding type II secretion system protein, which produces MKLHPWSDQRGFTLLEIVLVIILMGILVAVAVPRFFNTANTGRQEAEETIVALVRAGIDSHYNRAVTRGTTPLYPASLDGASDGAASPSNPFFTNVLNQPVTDNWTKSGNTYTGPAGNVYTYNSGTGTFQ; this is translated from the coding sequence TTGAAATTACATCCATGGTCTGATCAACGGGGATTTACCCTCCTGGAGATTGTCCTGGTAATTATTCTCATGGGGATTCTGGTCGCTGTGGCCGTCCCCCGTTTTTTTAATACCGCAAATACAGGCAGGCAGGAAGCAGAAGAAACCATTGTGGCTCTTGTAAGGGCAGGAATAGACAGCCATTACAACCGGGCTGTTACCCGGGGCACCACGCCCCTTTATCCGGCCTCACTGGACGGAGCCTCAGACGGTGCGGCATCCCCATCCAATCCCTTTTTTACCAATGTCCTCAACCAGCCCGTGACAGACAACTGGACCAAGAGCGGCAACACCTATACGGGGCCTGCCGGGAATGTCTATACTTATAATTCAGGCACGGGGACTTTTCAATAA